GGTTCTCCGCGTCGCGGGCCCTGCTGGAGCACATCGGCACGCTGGCCCCCGCGCCGGCGATGGACCTCGCCGCCACGGTCGTCTCGGCGGTACGCGAACTGGTCGGCGACCACGTCCGGCACAATGCCTATTTCATCGGATTCCCGGACCAGGTGCCGGACACCGTCGAGTTCTGGGCCGACCGGCTCCGGGCGGCCGTACTCAGCGGTGGCGGCACGACGACCGACGCGCAGCTGCGGGACGCCGTCGCGTCGGGTGGGGTGAACCTGCTCGACCTGCCGGGCTACGGGACCTACCAGCACAGCTGGGCCGACCTGCTGGCCGCGCACGACGCCCTGATCACCACGGCCGGTGACCGGGTGACCCTGCTGCACCTCGGCGACACCCCCGAGGTGGAGGCGGCGCGCCTCTATCTGGCCCTGGCCGGCAGCGCCACCCCGCTCGGTGAGGCGGACCTGGCGGTCCTCAGCGAGCTCGCCGTCGCCTGTCTGGACGACACGCAGCCGACCGGCATCCCGGTACGGGAGAACCGCGCGGTGCTCAACGGCATCCGGCTGGTCCTCGGGCGGCCGCTCGTCGCCGTGGACACGACGACCGACGTCCTGCGCGTCGCCTGCCAGGCCTCCGGTGGGGACGTCTCACTCCTGACACCCACGAGGTTCCGGGCCTTCCGGCGCCCGGAGCGGCGGGTGCTGCTGGCCGCGCTGGACGACGTCGTCGGCGGGAACCGCGGCAAGCTCGGCGACGTCGCGCGTTACGCGGAGCGGTGGAAGCGACTCGGGGAGCGGCTGCACCCGCACGAGTACGGTCAGTGGCCGCACGCCCGGGAGGTGTTCGCGGTCGCGCGCGGCGAGCGCCGGGTACCCACCCTCGCCGGACGCGCCGAGGCGGCGATCCGCGCCGGTGCCGTCGGCCCGGCCGCGTCGGTGCTGTCGGCCGCGCCGGGCCTGCTCCTGCGCTCCGCGGACCGGCTTCTGCGCACGGCGTCGGCGCCGGAGCGAGCCGCTGTGGTCGACGCGGTCGCCGCGGCCCTGGGCTCGGCGTCGGGCCGGGTGCTTCTCTCCCTGCGGGAGCATGTCGACAACCGGCTGGCACCCGCGTCCGCGCGGATGTACGTCGGCCGTTCGCGGCGCGCGTGGGTCGGCCCGGACCGGCGCCCGCCCCTGCCCGCCGAGCTGGTGGCCGAACTGTCGTCGCTGCTCGACGCCGAGATCGGCGCGCGGCTGCCGGAGCCGCAGCGACCGTTGGTGGTGGACCCGGCGGTGCTCGACGTCGCGCTGCCGCTGTCCGGCAAGGCGGCCGAAGGTGGATTCGCGGTGCTGCCGAGGGGCTCGCGGGCGTCGGTGTCCGGTGAGGTGCTGCGCTTCTTCACGTACTGGCGTCAGCGCGACCGTCGCACCGACTACGACCTGTCGGTGCTGCTGCTCGACGACGAGTTCCACAGTGCGGGCCAGGTGTCCTGGACGAACTACCGCCACGACGGCGTGGTGCACTCGGGCGACATCACCGACGCGAGACACGGTGCGACCGAGTTCATCGACGTGCCCTTGACGGTACGCGGGCACTACGTCGTACCACAGGTGTACATCTATGCGGGCGAGTCGTTCGACGACGTCGCCGAGTCGATGTTCGGCTACCAGACCCGGACGCCGGAGCAGCGCGGTGCGCCGTTCGACGCGCGGACCGTGCGGGCGCGTTCGCACCTGCGAGGCCAGGGCCGGGTGGCGCTGCCGATGGTGTTCGCCAAGGGCGAGCAAGGCTGGCAGGCCGTGTGGCTGCACCTCTACCTGCGGGGCAGGCCGTCGTTCAACCGGGTGGAGGACAACCGGTCCACCACTGCCGACCGGGTGCGGGCACTGGTGCAGCGGCGCTACCTCACCATGTCCTACCTGGTCGACCGGTGGCGCGCCCGGGCCGACGTGGTGATGTGGGACGGCCGCCTGCCGGACGAGCCGGTCACGTTCATCGGCATCGACGCGCCCGAGGGTCTGCCGGAAGGATCAGTCACGTATACATTGGACCGGCTCAGCGAGCTGATCCCTGAGTAGTCGGCGAGAGCCGAGGCCATGTGGGCGCTTCCTGCTATTCCGTTCGATTCGGTACCTCCGCGGACGCGGAGGATCTGGTGTTCAGCGCCCGCGCTCTCCTCGGCCCTCGCCGGTGAGCCATCGGGCTCGTGCGGCCACCTCCTGACGACGGGCCCGCCGGTTCAGGCGGGTTCCACGCGGACCGGGATGCCGTTGAGCACGGTGTTGCCGGAGAGCGGGTCGACCGCCGTGGAGTCGGCGAGCACGTTGCTGTTGACGCCGGGATGTGCCCGGGCCACGGACTGCCGGGTGCCCGGCACGTCGTGGCCCCACCCGTGCGGCAGGCTGACCACGCCGGGCATGGTGTCGGCGGTCGGTTCGACGGCCACCACGAGTGACCCGACCCGCGAGGAGACCCGCGCGGCGTCCCCGGTGGACAGCCCGAGCTTCGCCGCGTCCTCGGGGTGGATCTGCAGGGTGCAGCGGTCCCGCCCCTTCACCAACGCCGGCACGTTGTGCATCCAGCTGTTGTTCGAACGCAGGTGCCGGCGGCCGACGAGGACGAAGCCCTCCGGCGGCGCGTCCCGGGCGTCGCGGAGCCGGGCCACGTCGGCGGCGATCGGCGGCGGGCAGAGCTCGACGGTGCCGCTCGGCGTCCGCAGCACCTCCGGCAGGCGGGACCGCAGCGGCCCGAGGTCGATGCCGTGGGGGTGGTCGAGGAGCCGGGTCAGGCAGAGGCCGTCCGGTCGCCGCCCGAACAGGTCGCCGTACGGGCCGCGGCGCAGCCGCGCGTCGAGGAGGCGTTCGGCGGGCCGCTCCCCCACGACCAGCGCCCGCAGCTCGGCCGCCGGCCGGTCCAGCTCCTCCGCCGCCTCGGCGAGCACCTGGCCGAGCAGCTGCTCGTGCAGGCCCTGCGGGTCGGCGTCGGTGCCCTGCCCGGCGGCGATCAGGGTGAGCCGGGCGAGGATGTCGCACTCGTCGAGGCTGTCGGGCTCCAGGGGAAGCGCGGGCGGCGAATAGCTGGCCACGTTCCGCACCGCCAGGGTGAGGAACGCGAAGTCGTAATGTCCGGCCCGGGCCGGGTCGGGCGGCGGGAGCACCACGTCGGCGTGCCGGGTGGTCTCGTTCAGGTAGGGGTCGACGCTGACCATGAAGTCGAGCGAGGCGAGCGCCCGGTCCAGCCGTTCGCTGTTCGCGGTGGAGAGCACCGGGTTGCCGGCGACCGTGACCAGCGCCCGGACCTGACCCGGTCCCGGCGTGGTGATCTCGTCGGCCAGCGTGGCGACCGGCAGCTCACCCTTCACCTCCGGCAGGCCCCGCACCCGGCTGGTCCAGCGTCCGGTGCGGAACCCCTTGCCCGGACCGGCGGCGCGGGTGCGCTGGTGGGCGGCGAGCGGGAACATCGCCCCGCCCGGCCGGTCCAGATTGCCGGTCAGCACGTTGACCACGTCGACCAGCCAGCTCGTCAGGGTGCCGAAGGCGACCGTGCTGGTGCCGAGGCGCCCGTACACGGCGGCGGTGGGGGCGGCGACCAGCTCGCGGGCGAGACGGCGGATGCGCGGCGCGGGCACCGCGCACCGGTCGGCGACCCGCTCCGGGGCGAACGCCGAGGCCAGCTCCCGCACCTCGTCGACGCCGGTGACGTGCGCCGCCAGCGGGCCGAGCCGCACCAGGTCCTCGGCGAAGAGGGTGTGCACGACGGCGAAGAGCAGCAGCGCGTCGGTGCCGGGCCGGATCGGCAGGTGCTCGTCCGCGGCGGCGGCGGTCCGGGTGCGCCGGGGGTCGACCACCAGGAACCGGCCGCCGCGCGCCTGCAACGCCCGGAGCCGGCCGGGGAAGTCGGGGGCGGTGCAGAGGCTGCCGTTGGACTCCCAGGGGTTCGCGCCGAGCAGCACCAGCAGGTCGGTGCGGTCCAGGTCGGGCACCGGGATGGCGTTCGGGTCGCCGTAGAGGTAGCCCGAGGAGACGTGCTTGGGCATCTGGTCGACGGTGCTGGCGGAGAAGACGTTGCGGGTGCCGAGCGCCCGGACCAGCGGGCCCACGTAGAGGCCGCCGGCCATCGTGTGCACGTTCGGGTTGCCCAGGTAGACGGCGACCGCGTCCCGACCGCCGGCACGGGCGGCGCCCAGTCCCGCCTCGACGGCGGCGAAGGCTTCGGCCCAGCCGACCTCGCGCAGCGTGCCGTCGACCCGCAGCAGCGGCCGGCGCAGCCGGTCCGGATCGTCGAGCAGCTGCGGGAACGCCGCACCCTTCGGGCAGACGAAGCCGTGGCTGAACACGTGCTCCCGGTCGCCGCGGGCGTGGGTCACCCGGTCGTCGGTGATGGTCAGGGTCAGGCCGCAGGTGGCCTCGCAGAGCGGACAGGTGCGGTACGCGGTGCGCGTCGCGGACGTCTCCGGCATCGATGGCCCCTTCCCGTCGGGAAACCGACTGGTCGGTATGGTGGCACGTCGACGCCGCACTGTCACCCCCGCACCGGATCGGCACCGCGCGCACGGACGGCGGTCGCACCGCCCGGCCGCCGCGTCGTCGGCGTACCGTCAGAAGGGGTCCGGGCGGCCGGTCGTGACGGCGTGCCCGACGCACGACGAGGCTCCGCCGGCGCGACGGCGCTCCTGCTTGACCCGGTAGAGGCGCTGGTCCGCGACCCGCAGCAGCGCCTCCAGGGTGACCCCGTCGTGCGGGGCGGTGGCCCAGCCGATGCTCACCCCGGTCAGCTCCCGGACCGTTTCGTCGATGCGGAGCGCGATGCTCCGCGCGGTGGGTTCCGGGGCGTCCACCAGCACGACCACGAACTCGTCGCCGCCGATCCGCGCGACGGCGTCGTCGGCGCGCAGCACCTCCCGCACCGCCGCCACCGTCCGTTGCAGCAACGCGTCGCCGGCCGCGTGGCCGAGGCGGTCGTTGACCAGCTTGAAGTCGTCCAGGTCCAGGCAGAGCAGGGAGAGCTCGGGCGGGCGGCAACCCCGGAACAACGGTCCGGCGAAGTCCGCGAGGCCGCGCCGGTTCAGGGCCCCGGTCAACGGGTCCAGCGACGCGAGGGAGCGCAACTGCGTACGCTGCCGCGCCACGATCCGCGCCTGGGCGGCGCAGACGGAGGTGAGCAGGAGAATGCCGCCGACGTAGAGGAAGACGTGACCGGGTCGCGGCGGCTGCCCGGCGGCGGCGACGGCGAGGTAGGAACCGAGGATGAGCGCCTCGAACGCGATCATCAGCCGCAGCGGCGGCGTGTAGCTGGCGACGAACACGGCCGTGCTCACGAACCCTAGGCTGGCCGGCGAGGCGGCGCCGCCGTCCCAGTACGCGCCCAACGCCACCACGACGAGCGTGACCAGCAGGATCGAGAACGAGACGCGGTATCCGACGGCCTTCGTGGTGACCGTCCGCGCCGCCCACAGCCCCAGGATGCCGGCCGCCATCCCGCAGCCGAAGGCGGTGAGCATGAGGCTCCGGTGCGGTTCGCCGAGCGTGACGAGGCAGTAGACGATGGCGAGCGCGTGGGAGACGACGTGCAGCGCCGCGCTGAGCGCCATCCGCCGCCGACGCTCACTCATCCCATGACCCACCGCCACGACGGCTCCCTGACGACAGCTTCAGGCGACGGAGAGACGCCGGTGGTCCGACGGCAGTCGGCTCGGTGCCCGAGACCGTCCTGACCAGGCGTCTTCACATCCCGCCATTCAAGGTGTGGGTTAGCTCACAGTCAAGACCTGCGCCGCCACAACTGTCCGACCAGGACAGAATTCCACCGAAGGTGCCGGCAAAACTCACGTACGGTGACTGAGTCGTGCGGATGCGGCCCGAAAACGGCTTGCCGCGGGCGGTGGGCCCGGCGAGAGTGGGGTCATGACGCTCTGACGGACACCAGCCCGATCTCCGAAGGCTCCCGGCGCCGACCCGCGCCGTCGCGCCGTCCGTCCCCGCTGCCCGATGAGAGAGCGTCCTTGTCTGCACGTCACTTCCGGCCGGAGTCCCTGCCGCAGTCCGACCCGGCCACCGTCACCGTCTTCGCCTCCCCCACGAGCTGGATCGAGTCCGACGCCGTCGACCAGTGCCACCGGGTGGCCGCCCTCGACGGCATGATCCACGTCGCCGGCATGCCGGACCTGCACCCCGGCAAGGGGGCACCGATCGGAGCCGCCATGGCGTCGACCGTGCTGTACCCGTTCCTGGTGGGCTCCGACATCGGGTGCGGCATCGCCGTGTTCCCGATCAACCTCAGGCCGGCCGTACCGGAGCGGCTCGCCGCGCGGTTCCCCGATCTCGACCGCGCGCTGGACCCCGAGCGGGACGCCGACGACCCGGCCTGGTCCGTCGTGGACGGCGAGGTTCCCGCCGGTCACCTCGACGGCCTGGGTACGGTCGGCCGCGGAAACCACTTCGCCGAGCTGGCGCGGATCGGGACGGTTCTCGACCCGGACCACGCGGACCGTCTCGGGCTCACCGCCGATCACCTCGTGCTCATCGTCCACAGCGGTTCCCGGGGACTGGGGGAACGGATCCTGCGGGAGCACACCGAGCGCCACGGCGCCGGCGCCGCCCCCGATCCCACGGCCTACCTGGCCAGGCACGACGCCGCCGTACGCTGGG
The Micromonospora sp. R77 DNA segment above includes these coding regions:
- a CDS encoding molybdopterin oxidoreductase family protein; this translates as MPETSATRTAYRTCPLCEATCGLTLTITDDRVTHARGDREHVFSHGFVCPKGAAFPQLLDDPDRLRRPLLRVDGTLREVGWAEAFAAVEAGLGAARAGGRDAVAVYLGNPNVHTMAGGLYVGPLVRALGTRNVFSASTVDQMPKHVSSGYLYGDPNAIPVPDLDRTDLLVLLGANPWESNGSLCTAPDFPGRLRALQARGGRFLVVDPRRTRTAAAADEHLPIRPGTDALLLFAVVHTLFAEDLVRLGPLAAHVTGVDEVRELASAFAPERVADRCAVPAPRIRRLARELVAAPTAAVYGRLGTSTVAFGTLTSWLVDVVNVLTGNLDRPGGAMFPLAAHQRTRAAGPGKGFRTGRWTSRVRGLPEVKGELPVATLADEITTPGPGQVRALVTVAGNPVLSTANSERLDRALASLDFMVSVDPYLNETTRHADVVLPPPDPARAGHYDFAFLTLAVRNVASYSPPALPLEPDSLDECDILARLTLIAAGQGTDADPQGLHEQLLGQVLAEAAEELDRPAAELRALVVGERPAERLLDARLRRGPYGDLFGRRPDGLCLTRLLDHPHGIDLGPLRSRLPEVLRTPSGTVELCPPPIAADVARLRDARDAPPEGFVLVGRRHLRSNNSWMHNVPALVKGRDRCTLQIHPEDAAKLGLSTGDAARVSSRVGSLVVAVEPTADTMPGVVSLPHGWGHDVPGTRQSVARAHPGVNSNVLADSTAVDPLSGNTVLNGIPVRVEPA
- a CDS encoding RNA ligase RtcB family protein, which gives rise to MSARHFRPESLPQSDPATVTVFASPTSWIESDAVDQCHRVAALDGMIHVAGMPDLHPGKGAPIGAAMASTVLYPFLVGSDIGCGIAVFPINLRPAVPERLAARFPDLDRALDPERDADDPAWSVVDGEVPAGHLDGLGTVGRGNHFAELARIGTVLDPDHADRLGLTADHLVLIVHSGSRGLGERILREHTERHGAGAAPDPTAYLARHDAAVRWGSLNRRLMAARIAHALGAEPTAPIVDQCHNLVEVRDGVYLHRKGAAPGDGRDVLVAGTRGTPSYLVAGHAGPGANHSVAHGAGRKMSRADALRRGRAKHTVEELRRTPVGSVVVCGDRQLLFEEAPTAYKRIEQVIADLVDHGLATPVATTVPLVTYKTADPGPAPRRDRRERRGRGRS
- a CDS encoding GGDEF domain-containing protein translates to MSERRRRMALSAALHVVSHALAIVYCLVTLGEPHRSLMLTAFGCGMAAGILGLWAARTVTTKAVGYRVSFSILLVTLVVVALGAYWDGGAASPASLGFVSTAVFVASYTPPLRLMIAFEALILGSYLAVAAAGQPPRPGHVFLYVGGILLLTSVCAAQARIVARQRTQLRSLASLDPLTGALNRRGLADFAGPLFRGCRPPELSLLCLDLDDFKLVNDRLGHAAGDALLQRTVAAVREVLRADDAVARIGGDEFVVVLVDAPEPTARSIALRIDETVRELTGVSIGWATAPHDGVTLEALLRVADQRLYRVKQERRRAGGASSCVGHAVTTGRPDPF